The segment AGGCGGCACTCCTCGGGGTCGCGGTTCTGTCCGATTTGGGCCGACCTGAGCCGGGACGACCCGACCCGGGCCGAAGCCCCCAAGACGCCGGTCGAAAATTCAGCTAGAAGTTGTCGTTCACCGATTTGAGCCGAGGAGGCAACAGTGACTGATAACAGGCAGGAACGCATTCGCCGGCGGGCTCACGCGATCTGGGAACAGGCCGGCCGGCCCGACGGCGCGCATCAGCAGCACTGGGACCAGGCCGCCGCCGAGATCGACGGTGAGGAAAGCCGGCCGAAAGCCAAGCCGACCAGGAAGCCGGCGGCCGCCAAGGAAACCAAGCCCAAGGAGCCAAAGCCAAAGGCTGCCCGGTCGGGCAAGGCTTCAACGCGCTAGTTCGCCGCCCGCCATTTACGCATTCGTCCCCAGGGCGAGCAAGAAGCGACGCGGCGCAGACTGGAGGGGGCGCTGTCGCTCGACCTCTCAAGACTTGGGTTCCTCGCCCCCGCCAAGGGCGGGGGAGAGGTGGCCGCGAAGCGGCCGGAGAGGGGGCTTTCGTAGGGCGCAGTCCCCCTCTCCGTCTCGGCTTCGCCGAGCCACCTCTCCCCCACTTCGTGGGGGCGAGGAACCCAAGCTGGAATGGCCGCGAACTATGTCGCGGCCGAAGCGTGTACTCCCGAAATCGATCTCGGCTACTGGCCGCAGTGTCTGTCGTTGACTGTCGGTGAAACCGTGCCGGGAGGCGTTGCATCAGGCGTGCCGGCCCGCGAGCCGTTGACATGACTTGCGCTATCGCGCTATTGAACAGGACTATACAGGTTTACTGAACAGGTATTCCATGGCGCGTCGTACGTCGTCTCCCGGAACCGGCAAGCCCGAGCGGATCGCCACCGTCCTCGAGCACGAGATCCGCTCCGGCGTGCTCGGCTTCGGCGACCGCCTGCAGAGCGAGAACGAGCTTGTCCAGCGCTTCTCCGTCAGCCGCAACACCATCCGCAAGGGTCTCGAGGAACTTTCGAGCCGCGGCCTGATCACCACCAAGGTCGGCATCGGCTCGTTCGTCACCTTCGACGGCATGCCGGTCGACGACGCCGTCGGCTGGTCGCAGGCGCTGGCCAATGCCGGCGCCAATGCCGAGACGCGCACGCTCAGGCTCGAGATCATGCAGGATGCCGAGCTCGCCGCCAGGCTCGGCGTCGACAGCCCGTTCTTCATCGCCGTCGACCGGGTGCGCTCAAACGCCGATGACGGCCACGCTATCTCGATCGAGCGCAGCCGCCTGCCGCTGTCGCCCGAACTGGAGGACGTGCCGCTGCGCGGCCTGCGCGAGGGCTCGCTGCACCAGACGCTGCGGGCGGCGGGGCTGGTCCCCGATCACGGCGAGGAGTGGGCCGATATCGAGATGCTGAGCGCCGAGGACGCCGCCATTCTCGACTGCGCGCCCGGCGCGCCGTTCCTGCGCACGCGGCGCCTGACGCGCGCCGCCGACGGCCGCGCCATCGAATATGTCACCAGCCTGCTCAATCCGGCGCATTTCGCGCTTCATCTGGAGTTCTGAGCATGAACGCGCAGAGAATGGAGACAGGCGAGGCGATCGACCGGGCGATGGGTGCGCTTGTCGGCGGTGCGCTGGGCGATGCGCTCGGCATGCCGACGCAGCTTTTGTCGCCGGCCCGCATCGCCGAGCTTTACGGCCGTGTCGAGGATTTCGTCGCGCCCGCCGCCGACCATCCGGTGTCGAAGGGCCTGGCCGCCGGCACCGTTACCGACGACACCGAACAGGCGCTGCTGCTCGGCCGCATCCTGGTCGTTTCAGGCGATCGGTTCGACCACGCGCGCTGGGTCAGCGCGCTGCTCGACTGGGAGCGCGAGGTCAAGGCGCGCGGCAGCTACGATCTGCTCGGACCTTCGACCAAGCGGGCCATCGACGCCATCAATGGCGGCGTGCCGGCCGAGGAAGCGGGGCGGAGCGGCGACACCAATGGCGCCGCCATGCGCATCGCGCCGGTCGGCATCATGATGCCGCAGGAGCCGCTTGACGCACTGGTCGCCAAAGTCGCCGAAACCTGTCGCGCCACGCACAACACCTCGATCGCCATTGCCTCGGCCGCAGCCGTCGCTGCCGCCGTCAGCTGCGGTGTGGCCGGCGGCGACTGGCTTGCCGCATCAGACCGCGCGGTCGAGGCGGCAAGGCAAGGGGCGGCGCTCGGGCACTGGGTCACCGGCGGCGACATTGCCGCGCGGATCGACTGGGCGAGGGGTCTCGTCCGCGGCAGGCCTGTCGCCGACGGCATCCGGCTGATCGTCGAGCTGGTCGGCACCGGCGTCGCCAGCCAGGAATCGGTCCCGGCGGCCTTCGCGGTGCTGGAAATCGCCGGCGGCGATGCCTGGCAGGCGGCCGTCATCAGCGCCAATCTCGGCGGCGACACCGACACGATCGGCGCCATTGCCGCCGGCATGGCAGGCGCCTGCGCCGGCTTTCGCCGATTGCCGCAGCAAAAAATCGCCCGGCTCAACGGCCTCGACATTGAGCAGGTGAGGGCGCTGGCCGCCGACCTGGTCGCCGTGCGGATGGCGAAAGGCGGCTCGGGCAAGGAGGCGGCATGAGCGGGCGCCTCGTCCATATCGGCAGCGCGGTGGTCGACCATGTCTATCGCATCGACGCCTTGCCGGCGCCCGGCACCGAAAAGACCGCATCGAGCTATGCCCAGGTCGCCGGCGGCGGTTTCAACATGATGGTCGCGGCCAGCCGCACCGGCATGAAGGTCGTCTTCGGCGGCCAGCTCGGCAGCGGACCCAATGGCGACTTCCTGCGCGCCGCCTTCGCCGCCGAAGGCATCGAAACGCTGACCCCGGCATCGCCGCTGATGGACAGCGGCAATTGCGTCGCCATGATCAGCGGCGACGCCGAGCGCACCTTCGTGTCATGGCCTGGCGCCGAGAGTGTTCTCAGCTTCGGCATGATGGCGCCCGTCCGAGTTGCGCCGGGGGACTGGGTGTTCGCCTCCGGCTATACGCTGAGCTATGTCGGCAGCCGCGACGCGCTGGCCGACTGGATCGAGGCGTTGCCGGCGGAGATTTTCCTGGTCTTCGATCCGACGCCGGTCATTTCGGACATTCCGCGCGCCATTCTCGACCGGGTGCTGGCGCGCACGAACTGGTTGAGCTGCAACACAGCGGAAGCGGCCGAGATCGCCGGCCGCGGCGATGTCGAGGCCGTTGCCGCCCGGCTGCTGGACAGCCACTGCCCGAGCGCCGACGGGGTCATCATCCGCGCCGGGGCAAAAGGCTGCTTCGTGCGGCTGGCTGACGGCGGCGCGCAGGCCGTGCCCGGTTTCAAGGTCGCCGCCGTCGATACCAACGGCGCCGGCGACACCCATATCGGCGCCTTCGTCAGCGCGCTGTCGCGGGGCGTGCCGCCCTTCGAAGCGGCAAGTTACGCCAATGCGGCGGCGGCGCTCTCGGTCACCCGCCATGGCGGATCGTCGGCGCCGACCGACCAGGAGATCCAGACATTCCTCAGCCATGACGATCAATCCGTGCACGGCCGGAAGCAAAAGGCCCATTTATGACAGCCTAAATGACGCAACAAGCCCGCCAACCGGGCGAACAATGAGAGGAACCAACATGCGCATGCCCAAACTGACTGCATTTGTGACGGCAACCGCCGTCTTCGCTTCCGCACTGGCCGCCACTGCCGCCGAAGTGCATGTGCTCAACTGGAAGGGTTACGGCGCCGACGAGCCCTGGGCCATCGCCGCCTTCGAGAAGGCGACCGGCAACAAGGTGGTCAACGACTTCTTCAATTCCGAACAGGAAATGCTGACCAAGCTGAGGACCAATCCCGGCCTCTACGACGTCGTCATGATCAACGCCGCCTTCAACGACCAGGCGATGGCGGAAAAACTGATCCAGCCGGTCGATGTCTCGAAGATCCCCAACTATGCCGACATCAGCCCGGACAAGGCGGGTTCGCCGATGCTCAATCATGACGGCAAGGTCTATGGCGTGCCATGGGTGTGGGGCTTGACCGCGCTCGCCATCAACGAGAAATCCTTCGAGACGCCGCCGACCAGCATCGCCGAGATGTGGAACGATGCGCATAAGGGCCGCGTCACCATTCGCGACGACGCTGTCGAAGCGGTCCAGTTCGGCGCCATCGCCACCGGCCAGAACATCAACGACATCAAGGATATGGAAGCGGTCAAGGCGAAGCTGACCTCGCTGATGCCGCAGATCAGGACGTTCTGGAGCTCGGAAAACGACTGGAACCAGATGGTCGCCTCCAACCAGATCGACATCGGCACTTATTGGAGCGGCTCGGCCGACCGCGCCAAGACGCATTTCAAGCTGCCGGTGTCGCTGGTCATCCCCGGGGAAGGCGCCGTCGCCTGGCTCGACGCTTTCTCCATTCCGGTCGGCGCCAAGAACGTCACTGGGGCCGAAGCCTTCATCAACTACATGATCGACCCGAAATTCTATGTCGAATGGGTCACCAAGGTCGGCGCGCCGGTCTCGGCCAACGCCAAGGCGGTCGCAGCGCTTCCCGAAGATGCCTTCAACCGCAAGGTGATGGGCGACCCTGACGTCGCCAAGCGCATCCAGTTCCAGGCGCCGATCAGCGACGCGCAGCGCGAGGCCTATCTGGCGCTGTGGCAGCAGCTCAAGGTCAACGTCAAGTAGCGCAAGCTTTTTCGGGGAGGAGCATATGGCAGGACAGGCCGCGAGAGGTTCGAGGAGCGGATTGCGATCGGCTTTGCCCCTGCTGCTGCCGGCTTATCTCTGGCTGACGGTGGCGATTTTCCTGCCGCTGTCGGCCATGGTTTTTTTCTCGTTCATGACCGACTTGCCGCTGTCGGGGAAGGCGTGGTCGTTCACGCTGGACAACTACACGGCCTTCCTCTCGCAGGGCCTTTACGGGACGCTGCTGCTGGCCTCGCTCCGGCTCGGGCTCGAGGTGACGCTGTGGTGTGTCGTCATCGGCTATCCCGCGGCCTACGTGCTGGCCAAGGTGTTTCGGGGGCGCAGCCGCGAGGCGATCTTCCTGCTCGTCATCCTGCCGTTCTGGTCGAACGGCCTGGTGCGCATCTTCTCCTGGGCGATGGTGCTGCGCGAGGGCGGCATTCTCGACACCGCCCTCAACGCCGTGCTGCCGTTCAGGATCAACATCGACCTGATGTATTCCTATCCGGCTGTCATCATCGGCCTGGTCCATTCCTACGTGCCCTACATGGTGCTGACCTGTTATCTCACGCTGCAGGCGATCGACGATTCGCTGATCGAGGCAGGACGCTCGCTCGGCGCCTCGCGGCTGCAGATGCTGAAACGGGTGATCATTCCGCTGTCGATGCCGGGGCTGGTCGCCGGGGCGGCGCTGATCTTCGTTCCCGTTGTCGGCTCGTTCATGGAACCGCGTATCCTCGGTGGCCGCACCGGCACTTTTTACGGCACGATCATCGAGGACCAGTTCGTCGCCGTGTTCAACTGGCCGCTTGGTGCCGCGCTGTCGTTCATCCTGCTGGCCGTCGTGCTAGTCATCCTGGCGCTGGCGTCGCCGGTGTTGCGGAGGGCTGCGTGATGGCGACGACGCGTATCCTGGAATGGTGCGGGCGCCTCTACATCTGGCTGCTGCTCGCCTTCCTCTACCTGCCCATTGTCATCATGGCGCTGATGTCGTTCAACGTCTCGCCCTTCTACCAATTGCCGTTCGAATGGACGACCGAGTGGTACGCCTTGCTCTGGCAGAACGATCAACTGATCTCGGCCACCTGGAACAGCATCGAGATCGCCATCATCAGCACCATCATCTCCACGGTGCTCGGCTCGGCGGCATCGCTGGCGCTCTATCGCCATGAATTTCGTGGCAAGAAAGTTTTGCAGGCGCTGCTGTTTCCACCGATCGCCATTCCGTGGCTGATCACCGGCACGGCGATGCTGATCTTCTTCTTCGCCGTCGGCATCGGGCGTGGGCTGTTCGCGATCCTGCTCGGCCATGTCGCGCTGGCGCTGCCCTATGTCATCGTCGTCGTCTCGGCCCGGCTGCAGACTTTTGCGCCGGAGCTGGAAGAGGCGGCGCGTTCGCTCGGCGCCAACCAGTGGCAGGTGACTTCGCGGGTGACGCTGCCCTGGATCATGCCGGGCGTCATTGCCGGCGGGCTGTTCGCCTTTGCCGTGTCGTTCGACCAGTTCGTGGTCTCCTACTTCCTGTCGACGCCGGGCCAGACGACGTTGCCGGTCGAGATCTACGCCGCGATCCGCAAGGGTTTTTCGCCGGAGATCAATGCCGTCTCGACGATCATCATCGTCGTCTCGATGACGCTGATGCTGCTCACGGCACGGTTCTTCAAATTCGGCGGAGAGAAATAATGGCCGGCGTGCAGGTGGCGAATTTGTCGCGCAGTTTTGGCGCGCACAAGGCGCTGGACGACGTCTCGATCGATTTCGCCGACGGCGGTTTTTATGCGCTGCTCGGGCCGTCGGGCAGCGGCAAGACCACGCTCTTGCGCCAGATCGCCGGCTTCGATTTTCCCGACTCCGGCCGGATCGCGATCGGCGGCGAGAGCGTCGAGCGGGTGCCGGTCGAGAAGCGGCGCATCGGCATGGTGTTCCAGAACTATGCGCTGTTTCCCAATATGAGCGTGGGTGACAATGTCGCGTTCGGCCTGTCGGTGCGTGGCGAGGCCAAGCCAACGATCGCCAGCGAGGTGCAGCGTGCGCTCGACCTGGTGCAGCTCGGCAAGCTCGGCGGCCGCCGCCCGCACCAGCTGTCCGGCGGCCAGCGCCAGCGGGTAGCGCTTGCCCGCGCCATCGTCACCAGGCCGCGCGTGCTTCTGCTCGACGAGCCGCTGGGCGCGCTCGACAAGGCGCTGCGCGTCGACATGCAGATCGAGCTGAAGCGCATCCAGCGCGAGATCGGCATCACCACCATCTTCGTCACCCACGACCAGGAAGAAGCGCTGACGATGAGCGACCGCATCGGCATCCTGCGTGACGGCAGGCTGGTGCAGGAAGGACCGCCGGAGGAGATCTACGACAGCCCGAAGAGCGAGTTCGCCGCCACCTTCCTCGGCGACGCCAACATCTTTCGCGGCGAGACCACCGGCACCGGCATCCGCTTGCCCGACGGCACCGCGATCGCAGCCGGGGCAGGCGCGACGCTTGCCGCCGGCGCCAAGGCCAGCTGCGCGGTGCGGCCCGAGCGCATCCGCATTGCTGCCGATGGCGACGGTGCGGACCAGGCCCAGCCCAACACCCTGCGCGGGCGGGTCGCCAAACGTATCTTTGCCGGCAACAGCAGCACCTATTTTGTCGATCGCGACGGCCAGACCATCAAAGTCATTGTGCAGAACACCGGCATTGAAAGGTTGGCGGAGGGGCAAAAAGTGGTGCTGCGCTGGTCGCCGGACAGCACGGTGCTGATCGCCGCGGGCTAGCAGATCGAATCCTTCAGTCTTGTCAGGCAGTCCGCAATCAGGGAGAGCTTGATCGGGCATAAATGCCCCGGAGCTTGCCGATGACGCTGGAATTGACGGCCGAAGACCAGTCGATGCTCGACGGCGAGCACGGCCGGGCCGTGGCCGCCGCGATGAAAATACTGGTCGCCTTTTCCAACGCAGTTGGCGCGCGCGAGCTGTTGGACATTGCCGGCGCGCATATCGACGGCTGCCTGTATCACGGCCAGGCCAGCCTCGATTTCGTCGAAAGGCTGGTCGAGGGCGGCGGCCGCGTTCGGGTGCCGACGACACTCAATGTTGGCTCGTTCGATCTCATCCATCCCGGGCTGGTGAAGATGCCGGCTGCGGAAGCAGTGTCGGCGCGGCGGCTGATGAAGGCGCATCTGGAGCTCGGCTGCCAGGCGACCTTCACCTGCGCGCCCTATCAGACGCGGTTCCGGCCGGGCTTTGGCGAGCAGATCGCCTGGGGCGAGTCCAACGCCATCGTCTTTGCCAATTCGGTGATCGGAGCGCGGACCAACCGCTATGGCGATTTCATCGATCTGTGCTGCGCGATGACCGGGCGCGCGCCGGCCTGGGGACTGCATTTGACCAATGATCGGCGCGGCCAGATCCTGTTCGAGCTGACCGGTTCTTTCGAGTCTGCCGATGCCCTGTTCGTCGGCATCGGGCTTATTGTCGGGCAAAGGAGCGGCGACCGCATTCCTGTCATATCGGGCCTGCCGCAGCCGCGCGATGAGGATCAGCTGAAGGCGCTTGGCGCGGCGGCGGCAACGACGGGCGCGGTGGCGCTGTTTCATGCGGTCGGCATCACGCCGGAAGCAAGGACGTTCGACGAGGCATTTCGCGGCATGGCGCCGGAGGTGACGATCCGGATCTGTCGCGCCGACATCGACCAGGCGCTGGCAAAACTGTCGAGCGTCCCCGAAGGTGCGCCGCTTGCGGCCGTATCGCTCGGCACGCCGCATTTTTCGCACGAGGAATGGATGCGCCTTTTGCCGATGCTGCGCGAGGTGGCGCCGCGCAGGGGCATCCCGATCTACGTCAACACCGGGCGCGCCACTTTGAAGAGATTGCAGGATGAGGGCGCATTGGCCGGCATGGAGGCGTTCGGTCTAATTCCGGTTGCGGATACCTGCACCTATGTCACCTCCATCATCGAGCGTCTCGACGGCGTGGTGATGACCAACTCCGGCAAATGGGCGCATTACGCCCCCGGCAATATCGGCGTGTCCGTCGCGTTCGGCGACATAAAGGATTGCATCCGTTCGGCAGCGGCCGGGCACGTCGTGAGGGGGCCATGAAAGGGCTGGAAAAGTCGGTGTTGAAGAGAGTTGGCACGTTCCAGCTTGCCGGCGAAGCGCTAGGCTCGGCGCTGGTGTTTTCGCACGCGCTCAGCTTCTGGGGCGGGATCGACGTTGAAACAGGCGAAATCATCGATCATTCGCATCCCGGTCTTGGCCAAAATGTCGCTGGCAGGATCCTGGTGATGGCATCCGGGCGCGGCTCGTCGTCCTCGTCCTCAGTGCTGGCGGAGGCGATCCGTCGGGGTACGGCGCCGGCCGGCATCATCCTGCAGCGGCCCGATCCGATCCTGGCCGTCGGCGCCATCGTCGCCGAGTTCCTCTACGACATCAGCATGCCGCTGGTCGTCTGCGATATATCGGGCATTGTTTCTGGCGACCGGATCGCAATTGGTGTTGGCGAGGATGGTGGGGCGATCGTCAGCGGGATTTAGCCGGCCATCAGTCCGTGCGGCATCCAACTCAAGGTTACCCTGATCGCCGCGGCGCCGCAGGCCGCACTTGATGGCGTGGCCTCCGATATCCCTGAGCTTCCGTTCAGATTTCCGGGATGCTTTCCCTGAAGATCACCTGCAGTCGCGGCTGGTGCAGTTCGTAGGGCAAGCCCTTGATCGCGTGGGTCAAGGTGTTGAGCGCTTCGCGGGCCTCGACGCGCGGGTTCTGGTCGATCACCGCGTCGAGCGTGCCGTCGAGCAAAAGCTCCTTGGTGCCTTCCGTCACCTCATGGCCGAGAAACACGGTCGACAGCGCCCGCCCTCGCTCCTTGAGCGCGCGGGCGATGCCGGTGTTGCCGGCGCCGACATTGTAGATCGCGGCCAGGTCCGGGTGCCGGTCCAGCAGGGCGGCGGCCTCCGAATAGGCCTTTTCCCGGTCGTCGAGCATCTCGCGCATCTCGACGATCTGCAGATTGGGCGATTCTTCCGTCAATATGTGGCGGAACCCCATCTCGCGTTCCTCATGGCCCCGATAGGAGAGCGAGCCGGCGAACAACGCGACCTTGCCCGGACGCTCAGCGCCCATGAAGCGGTTGAGCAGATAGCCGGCGAGCCGGCCGGCGGCGCGGTTGTCGATGCCGATATAAGCGACCCTCGGCACATGCAGGATGTCGGACGCGATGGTGACGACCTTGACGCCACTGGCTGACAGCGAGCGGATCGCCTCGCGGACCGTCGGATGGTCGAGCGCGATGACGCCGACGCCTTGCGTCTGGCCGCGCAATTCCTGCAGCAGGCGGGCAAGCCGGTCGGGATTGAAGCCTTCGATCGTGGCGACGCGCACATCGAGGTCTGGCCGCGATTGCGCCTGCGCCTCGATGTGCCTGTGCAGCATCTTGATGAAGGAATTGGTGCCGGCGGGCAGGGCGAAGTCGAGCCGTATCACATCGCCGCGCGGTGCATTGCGCGTGGTCGGGCTGTTCGAATTTTCAGCGATGTAGCCAAGCCGCTGCGCCGTCTCCAGCACGACTTCGCGGGTGCGCGCCCTGACCCCGGCGCGGTTGTTGAGCACACGATCGACCGTCGCGGCTGAAACGCCGGCTTCCCGGGCTATGTCTGTCAGGGTGGACCGCACAGTCGATCACCTCACTGCTTGCGCGCTACAGCGCTTCAAAATCGCGCGTTCAACGGTTCGAATGCCGGACGACGGCTTCGTGCCGTCCGCGATTCTGATGGGAAATGATGTATCCGGCCTGAGCCGATGCGCAAGCCGGCGCTACACCAAATCGTCGAGCCGCGCCGAAAATGGTCGGTGCTTCACACGATGCCCCCAAATTCATGCGCCTCAAATTCAAGCGCTTCAAATTCGGGCGCCTCAAATTCAGGCCCCTCAAATTCAGGCAGCGAGTGCAGTGTGATGATCTCGGTCGACTGCATTTTTCCTCTTTTTGCGATGTTATGATGCGTTTTGATTATTTATCATGTTGACAGGCTTCGCCCCGTGACGTCAATATCCATCATGAGGGCCGTGGAGGACCGAGGCCCGAGGGAGGAGTTCCAATGTCTGATATGATCCGCATGTCGCGGCGTCGTCTGCTGGCGTCCGGTGGAAAGGCGGCGGTGCTTGTTGCCGCCGCAGGTATCGCGCCGAAATTCATCCGCCCCAGCCGCGCCTATGCGGCCGATGCGCTGGCGCCGGGCATGATCGGCGGGCCGACCGGCTTCGACGGCTCGGAGCGCTATCAGTATGGCCCCGACACGCCGGAAGGCCGCGCCGTCGAGGCGGCCAAGGCGATGAAGGGGGTAGGCAAGGCGCCGGCCAAGATCGTGCTTGGCCTGTCCGACGGCTCGATCGGCCAGCTGACGCAGCCATTTCCCGCCGGCGCGCCCTCGATCAAGGATCTGTGGGAGAAGGAAACCGGCATTCCGCTCGAGATCGTCGGCGTGCCGAACGGCCAGGAATTCACCAAGACGATGCAGGACATCTCCACCAGGGGTGGGGCCTATGACATCTACGCGGTGGAATGGAACCGTCTCGGCGACCTCGCCGAAACCGGCGGCATCCTGAAGCTCGACGACTTCGTCGCGCAGTACAAGCCGGAATGGGACGACCCCGAGCGCGGCTATGTCGACGGCGCCAAGGGCGTTTCGCTGCTCAACCAGTATCGCGGCTCGACCTATGGCGTGTCGCTGGACGGCGACTTCCAGACCTGGGTCTACCGCACCGACCTGTTCGGCGACGCGGCTGAGAAGAAAGCCTTCTCCGACAAGCATGGCTACGAGCTGGCGCCGCCAAAGACCTGGAAGCAGCATGACGAGATCGCCGCCTTTTTCCAGCGCCCCGACAAGGGCCTGTTCGGCTCGACCGATCTGCGCAACCAGGGCTGGGGCTACACCAACTGGTATCAGCGTTATGTTTCAATGGCTTCGCCCAATCAGTTCCTGTTCGACGATACCGGCAAGCCGCTGATCAATTCCGAGCAAGGCATTGCTGCTGTTAACGAGTACATCGCCTCGCTGGCCCATCATTCGCCGGATGCGATCTCGTGGGGCTGGCCGGAGCAGTATGGCAATTTTGCCAAGGGCGGCGCCGCGATGACCTGCGCCTTCTCCAACCTGCCGAAATTCCTCGACAATGCCGGCAACAAGGATTCAGCTGTCACCGGCAAGATCGGTTCGATGCTGCCGCCCGGCCGCGAGATCGACGGCAAGCTGATCAGCCGCTCGGTGCTGTGGCTCAATCTGTCGGCGTCGGTTTCGTCGCAGGCCAAGAATCCGGAGGCCTGCTACCTGTTCCTGCAGTGGCTGGGATCGAGCCGCATCTATGCCTGGATGACCGCCAATCCGGGCGGCTATTTCGATCCGTTCCGGCTGTCGGATTTCTCCGACCCGCTGGTCCGCCAGACCTATCACGCCTACCACATGGATGTGGTGCGCGAGACGGTCGCCCGCACCGTGCCCACCATCAACTATCCCGGCGCCACCGCCTTCCACAACGCGCTGGACGAGAACCTCGTCGCTGCGCTGACCAAGGCCAAGACCGCCGAGCAGGCGATGGCCGACACCGAGGCGGAATGGAAGAGGATCGCCCGCCGCACCGGCGAGGAGAAGCTTCTCGAAGCCATCAAGGCCAACAAGGAGGCCTGGCCCACCGTTCTCGATCCGGTCAGCTGATCCTCCTCCCGGGATCCGAATGGGGCGAGGAGTTTGCGCTTCGCCTCCGCAAACGACGGTACCAGCAAAGCTGCAAGATGAAGCGTTCCGTTCCCTTCGAAATATTCCGCTATACCGCGATCCTTGCGGCCATCGCGGTGATCCTGGTGCCGATCCTGTGGACGGTGTCGATGGCCTTCAAGCCGATCGGCGAAT is part of the Mesorhizobium sp. L-2-11 genome and harbors:
- a CDS encoding GntR family transcriptional regulator; amino-acid sequence: MARRTSSPGTGKPERIATVLEHEIRSGVLGFGDRLQSENELVQRFSVSRNTIRKGLEELSSRGLITTKVGIGSFVTFDGMPVDDAVGWSQALANAGANAETRTLRLEIMQDAELAARLGVDSPFFIAVDRVRSNADDGHAISIERSRLPLSPELEDVPLRGLREGSLHQTLRAAGLVPDHGEEWADIEMLSAEDAAILDCAPGAPFLRTRRLTRAADGRAIEYVTSLLNPAHFALHLEF
- a CDS encoding ADP-ribosylglycohydrolase family protein; this encodes MNAQRMETGEAIDRAMGALVGGALGDALGMPTQLLSPARIAELYGRVEDFVAPAADHPVSKGLAAGTVTDDTEQALLLGRILVVSGDRFDHARWVSALLDWEREVKARGSYDLLGPSTKRAIDAINGGVPAEEAGRSGDTNGAAMRIAPVGIMMPQEPLDALVAKVAETCRATHNTSIAIASAAAVAAAVSCGVAGGDWLAASDRAVEAARQGAALGHWVTGGDIAARIDWARGLVRGRPVADGIRLIVELVGTGVASQESVPAAFAVLEIAGGDAWQAAVISANLGGDTDTIGAIAAGMAGACAGFRRLPQQKIARLNGLDIEQVRALAADLVAVRMAKGGSGKEAA
- a CDS encoding DUF2934 domain-containing protein; the protein is MTDNRQERIRRRAHAIWEQAGRPDGAHQQHWDQAAAEIDGEESRPKAKPTRKPAAAKETKPKEPKPKAARSGKASTR
- a CDS encoding aconitase X swivel domain-containing protein — protein: MKRVGTFQLAGEALGSALVFSHALSFWGGIDVETGEIIDHSHPGLGQNVAGRILVMASGRGSSSSSSVLAEAIRRGTAPAGIILQRPDPILAVGAIVAEFLYDISMPLVVCDISGIVSGDRIAIGVGEDGGAIVSGI
- a CDS encoding ABC transporter substrate-binding protein, whose amino-acid sequence is MRMPKLTAFVTATAVFASALAATAAEVHVLNWKGYGADEPWAIAAFEKATGNKVVNDFFNSEQEMLTKLRTNPGLYDVVMINAAFNDQAMAEKLIQPVDVSKIPNYADISPDKAGSPMLNHDGKVYGVPWVWGLTALAINEKSFETPPTSIAEMWNDAHKGRVTIRDDAVEAVQFGAIATGQNINDIKDMEAVKAKLTSLMPQIRTFWSSENDWNQMVASNQIDIGTYWSGSADRAKTHFKLPVSLVIPGEGAVAWLDAFSIPVGAKNVTGAEAFINYMIDPKFYVEWVTKVGAPVSANAKAVAALPEDAFNRKVMGDPDVAKRIQFQAPISDAQREAYLALWQQLKVNVK
- a CDS encoding ABC transporter permease, with amino-acid sequence MAGQAARGSRSGLRSALPLLLPAYLWLTVAIFLPLSAMVFFSFMTDLPLSGKAWSFTLDNYTAFLSQGLYGTLLLASLRLGLEVTLWCVVIGYPAAYVLAKVFRGRSREAIFLLVILPFWSNGLVRIFSWAMVLREGGILDTALNAVLPFRINIDLMYSYPAVIIGLVHSYVPYMVLTCYLTLQAIDDSLIEAGRSLGASRLQMLKRVIIPLSMPGLVAGAALIFVPVVGSFMEPRILGGRTGTFYGTIIEDQFVAVFNWPLGAALSFILLAVVLVILALASPVLRRAA
- a CDS encoding PfkB family carbohydrate kinase, translated to MSGRLVHIGSAVVDHVYRIDALPAPGTEKTASSYAQVAGGGFNMMVAASRTGMKVVFGGQLGSGPNGDFLRAAFAAEGIETLTPASPLMDSGNCVAMISGDAERTFVSWPGAESVLSFGMMAPVRVAPGDWVFASGYTLSYVGSRDALADWIEALPAEIFLVFDPTPVISDIPRAILDRVLARTNWLSCNTAEAAEIAGRGDVEAVAARLLDSHCPSADGVIIRAGAKGCFVRLADGGAQAVPGFKVAAVDTNGAGDTHIGAFVSALSRGVPPFEAASYANAAAALSVTRHGGSSAPTDQEIQTFLSHDDQSVHGRKQKAHL
- a CDS encoding aconitase X — translated: MTLELTAEDQSMLDGEHGRAVAAAMKILVAFSNAVGARELLDIAGAHIDGCLYHGQASLDFVERLVEGGGRVRVPTTLNVGSFDLIHPGLVKMPAAEAVSARRLMKAHLELGCQATFTCAPYQTRFRPGFGEQIAWGESNAIVFANSVIGARTNRYGDFIDLCCAMTGRAPAWGLHLTNDRRGQILFELTGSFESADALFVGIGLIVGQRSGDRIPVISGLPQPRDEDQLKALGAAAATTGAVALFHAVGITPEARTFDEAFRGMAPEVTIRICRADIDQALAKLSSVPEGAPLAAVSLGTPHFSHEEWMRLLPMLREVAPRRGIPIYVNTGRATLKRLQDEGALAGMEAFGLIPVADTCTYVTSIIERLDGVVMTNSGKWAHYAPGNIGVSVAFGDIKDCIRSAAAGHVVRGP
- a CDS encoding ABC transporter permease produces the protein MATTRILEWCGRLYIWLLLAFLYLPIVIMALMSFNVSPFYQLPFEWTTEWYALLWQNDQLISATWNSIEIAIISTIISTVLGSAASLALYRHEFRGKKVLQALLFPPIAIPWLITGTAMLIFFFAVGIGRGLFAILLGHVALALPYVIVVVSARLQTFAPELEEAARSLGANQWQVTSRVTLPWIMPGVIAGGLFAFAVSFDQFVVSYFLSTPGQTTLPVEIYAAIRKGFSPEINAVSTIIIVVSMTLMLLTARFFKFGGEK
- a CDS encoding ABC transporter ATP-binding protein, whose amino-acid sequence is MAGVQVANLSRSFGAHKALDDVSIDFADGGFYALLGPSGSGKTTLLRQIAGFDFPDSGRIAIGGESVERVPVEKRRIGMVFQNYALFPNMSVGDNVAFGLSVRGEAKPTIASEVQRALDLVQLGKLGGRRPHQLSGGQRQRVALARAIVTRPRVLLLDEPLGALDKALRVDMQIELKRIQREIGITTIFVTHDQEEALTMSDRIGILRDGRLVQEGPPEEIYDSPKSEFAATFLGDANIFRGETTGTGIRLPDGTAIAAGAGATLAAGAKASCAVRPERIRIAADGDGADQAQPNTLRGRVAKRIFAGNSSTYFVDRDGQTIKVIVQNTGIERLAEGQKVVLRWSPDSTVLIAAG